Proteins encoded by one window of Emticicia oligotrophica DSM 17448:
- a CDS encoding PhoH family protein: MTDKVFTLEEEISLTDFLGVENSNIKEVAGAFPLSKIISRGNQILIKGNIEEINRISDVIESMIEHLQKYGRLSVEQVKSYIREDAEAATHETPDDELILVGTKGNAIRAKTANQKKMVEAGKNFDIVFATGPAGTGKTYTAVALAVKALKEKQVKKIIITRPAVEAGENLGFLPGDLKEKIDPYLRPIYDALEDMIQSEKLKFYIENRTIEIAPLAYMRGRTLNNAFILLDEAQNTTPMQIKMFLTRMGPLSKAIITGDKTQIDLPSKQKSGLADALYILKDVKGIGFIELDDRDVVRHRLVRDILKAYEKAEEN; encoded by the coding sequence TTGACTGATAAAGTATTCACACTCGAAGAAGAGATTTCACTAACTGATTTTCTCGGAGTAGAAAACAGTAACATCAAAGAGGTGGCAGGGGCTTTTCCATTAAGTAAAATTATATCACGTGGAAATCAGATTTTGATAAAAGGAAATATTGAAGAAATTAATCGTATTTCAGATGTTATTGAGTCTATGATTGAACATCTTCAAAAATATGGCAGGCTTTCAGTAGAACAAGTGAAAAGCTATATTAGAGAAGACGCCGAAGCAGCTACTCATGAAACACCCGATGATGAATTAATATTGGTCGGTACCAAAGGAAATGCGATTAGAGCGAAAACTGCAAATCAGAAAAAAATGGTTGAAGCAGGGAAAAACTTTGATATCGTGTTCGCAACTGGTCCTGCAGGTACGGGAAAAACTTATACCGCAGTAGCGTTGGCAGTTAAAGCCTTAAAAGAAAAACAAGTAAAGAAAATAATTATTACCCGACCAGCGGTTGAAGCTGGTGAAAACTTAGGTTTTTTGCCAGGTGATTTAAAAGAAAAAATTGACCCCTACTTGAGGCCTATCTATGATGCACTTGAGGATATGATTCAATCGGAAAAATTAAAGTTTTACATTGAAAACAGAACGATTGAAATTGCTCCTTTGGCATACATGCGTGGTCGTACGCTAAATAATGCCTTTATTTTGCTTGATGAGGCCCAAAATACTACGCCCATGCAAATTAAAATGTTTTTAACTCGTATGGGGCCGCTTTCAAAGGCAATCATTACCGGTGATAAAACGCAAATAGACCTTCCTTCAAAACAGAAATCGGGCTTAGCTGATGCCCTCTATATTTTGAAAGATGTGAAAGGAATAGGATTTATTGAACTTGACGACCGTGATGTTGTACGTCATAGGTTAGTTCGTGATATTTTAAAAGCTTACGAAAAAGCAGAGGAAAATTAA
- a CDS encoding M43 family zinc metalloprotease: MKKIYYILAFIVISFSATAQKVKACANQYCDSIAKVSGSKYTLMQTKFEEALEKQISSQKNFRVATDIIRIPVVVHVIHNQISGAIAGTNIPDEQIYSQIKVLNEDYRKKVGSLGYNTNPVGADSEIEFFLANVDPLGKPTNGITRTFSSRSSFNVVNDADRLAMSNLGYWDSNKYLNIWVAPFINDYIGYGEFPFAEAVDGLDVDADERIDGVFIDYKVFGKKTGTNTKGLFSFGRTVTHEVGHWLGLYHTWGDQRCGTDFVADTPQAATSNSSNTCKDLFSTCTGTRTRNMIENYMDYSPDSCMNIFTLGQKERMRAVLDLSKRRKRVLNYSKFQLPPSSTLQVNCLNPLPLSNLQIQVLLPDFQDFTVVLRDLMGRPVYTEHYEDLPSTIITLKDKDLAPGMYFVSVTSKEQIVQKKIVLY; the protein is encoded by the coding sequence ATGAAAAAGATTTACTACATACTTGCTTTCATTGTTATTAGTTTCTCTGCCACTGCTCAAAAGGTAAAGGCGTGTGCCAATCAATACTGTGATTCAATCGCAAAGGTTTCAGGAAGCAAATACACGCTTATGCAAACAAAATTTGAGGAAGCTCTTGAAAAGCAAATTAGTTCGCAAAAAAACTTTAGAGTTGCTACAGATATCATTCGGATACCAGTAGTTGTGCATGTGATTCATAATCAAATAAGTGGAGCCATAGCTGGTACGAATATACCTGATGAACAAATTTATTCACAGATAAAAGTATTGAACGAAGATTACCGAAAGAAAGTAGGTAGTTTAGGGTATAATACCAATCCAGTCGGAGCAGATTCAGAAATTGAGTTTTTCCTAGCAAATGTTGACCCATTAGGCAAGCCAACCAATGGAATTACACGTACCTTCTCTTCTAGAAGCTCATTCAATGTTGTGAATGATGCCGATAGACTAGCCATGTCGAATCTAGGATATTGGGATAGTAATAAATACTTAAATATTTGGGTTGCCCCCTTTATTAATGATTATATAGGATATGGCGAATTCCCTTTTGCTGAAGCGGTTGACGGTCTTGATGTTGATGCTGATGAAAGAATTGATGGTGTATTTATAGATTACAAAGTGTTTGGGAAAAAAACGGGTACAAATACAAAAGGTCTCTTTAGTTTTGGACGAACCGTAACTCATGAAGTTGGGCATTGGTTGGGGCTATACCATACTTGGGGTGACCAAAGATGTGGAACTGATTTTGTAGCCGATACGCCACAAGCTGCTACCTCAAATAGTTCAAATACTTGCAAGGATTTATTCTCAACTTGCACGGGAACTAGAACTAGAAATATGATAGAAAATTATATGGACTATTCTCCCGATTCTTGTATGAATATTTTTACACTCGGGCAGAAAGAAAGAATGCGTGCAGTTCTTGATTTGAGTAAAAGGAGAAAAAGGGTACTAAATTATTCGAAGTTTCAACTGCCTCCTTCTAGTACCCTACAAGTGAATTGTCTAAATCCTTTACCTCTAAGTAATCTTCAAATTCAGGTATTATTGCCTGATTTTCAAGACTTTACAGTTGTTTTAAGAGATTTGATGGGCCGACCTGTTTACACTGAACATTATGAAGATTTACCAAGTACTATTATTACTTTAAAAGATAAAGATTTAGCTCCGGGTATGTATTTCGTAAGTGTTACTTCCAAAGAACAGATTGTTCAGAAAAAAATCGTTCTCTACTAA
- a CDS encoding deoxycytidylate deaminase, with the protein MDNAVKNRPDFDQIFMDLAHNLALRSHCVKAQVGAVLTKDTRIISIGYNGPPAGTHNCDDEFPDHGCPRDSKGSCSLALHAEQNAILYAIKNGANIEGTTLYVTLSPCIACARVIYTMKIKKVFYSKSYAQYKGIPNDEGVDFLRKFGVEVIKYSENN; encoded by the coding sequence ATGGATAATGCTGTAAAAAATCGTCCTGATTTTGATCAAATATTTATGGATCTCGCTCATAATTTAGCTTTGAGGTCACATTGTGTAAAAGCACAAGTTGGAGCAGTTCTTACAAAAGATACAAGAATTATTTCGATTGGCTATAATGGCCCTCCAGCCGGTACTCATAATTGCGATGATGAATTTCCTGACCATGGTTGCCCACGAGATTCAAAAGGGAGCTGTTCATTAGCTCTCCATGCCGAACAAAACGCAATTCTTTATGCTATAAAAAATGGGGCAAACATAGAAGGTACTACCCTTTATGTTACTTTATCTCCTTGCATTGCTTGTGCCAGAGTCATTTATACGATGAAGATAAAAAAAGTATTTTATTCAAAATCATACGCCCAATACAAAGGAATTCCAAATGATGAGGGCGTAGATTTTTTAAGGAAATTTGGTGTTGAGGTAATTAAATACTCTGAAAATAATTAA
- a CDS encoding FKBP-type peptidyl-prolyl cis-trans isomerase, producing MKIESNKVVKIIYELEIGEENDKELLEIVQDDEPMVFIHGLSGLPEKFEEKLIGLQAEDEFEFSIDAEDGYGEPDPEAIIDFPIDNFKIENGQVPEGMLEIGNIIPFSNEDGGRMNGRIIEIGEDFVVLDFNHPLAGQKMHFKGKILEVRNASQSELDHGHVHGEGGVIH from the coding sequence ATGAAAATTGAATCAAACAAAGTCGTTAAAATAATTTATGAATTAGAAATTGGCGAGGAAAATGATAAAGAGCTACTTGAAATTGTTCAAGATGACGAGCCGATGGTTTTTATTCATGGCTTGAGTGGTCTGCCAGAAAAATTTGAAGAAAAATTAATTGGTCTTCAAGCTGAAGATGAATTTGAGTTTTCGATTGATGCTGAAGATGGCTACGGTGAACCAGACCCAGAAGCTATTATTGACTTTCCGATTGATAATTTTAAAATTGAAAATGGTCAAGTGCCAGAGGGAATGTTGGAAATTGGCAATATTATTCCTTTTTCAAATGAAGATGGCGGTAGAATGAATGGTAGAATTATAGAAATCGGAGAAGATTTTGTAGTTCTTGACTTTAATCATCCATTGGCAGGGCAAAAAATGCACTTTAAGGGAAAGATACTTGAAGTAAGAAATGCAAGTCAAAGTGAATTAGACCACGGCCATGTACATGGTGAAGGCGGCGTAATTCACTAA
- a CDS encoding acyl carrier protein phosphodiesterase, with protein sequence MNFLAHLFLSGKNEEVMIGNLMEDYIVGRIDHERNNHLNKDIKHGIMLHRLIDTATDSNPFVSNCKLVLYEKYHKYSAVLIDIYFDHFLAVHWDFYSKEPFDLFRKRVYFSFEKHWNILPEKMKPMIESMITHDWLKNYAEFWGIERALLGVSRRTKFESNMEKATDDLKIHYKLFKDNFEKFFPELLETCNNFLDVNGYENIG encoded by the coding sequence ATGAATTTTTTAGCACATTTATTTCTTTCTGGTAAAAATGAAGAAGTTATGATTGGTAACTTAATGGAAGATTATATTGTAGGGAGAATTGACCATGAGCGGAATAATCATTTGAATAAAGATATCAAACATGGTATCATGTTACACAGGCTAATTGATACAGCAACCGATTCTAATCCGTTTGTAAGTAATTGTAAATTAGTTCTTTATGAAAAGTATCATAAATACTCAGCTGTATTAATTGATATTTATTTTGACCATTTTTTGGCAGTTCATTGGGATTTTTATTCGAAAGAACCTTTTGATTTATTTAGAAAACGGGTTTATTTTTCTTTCGAAAAGCATTGGAATATTTTGCCAGAAAAAATGAAACCCATGATTGAATCAATGATTACTCATGATTGGTTGAAAAACTACGCCGAATTTTGGGGAATCGAAAGGGCTTTACTAGGAGTTTCTCGCAGAACAAAGTTTGAGTCAAATATGGAAAAGGCGACAGATGATTTAAAAATTCATTATAAATTATTCAAAGATAATTTTGAAAAATTTTTTCCTGAATTGTTAGAAACTTGTAACAATTTTTTGGATGTAAATGGTTATGAAAATATTGGTTAG
- the holA gene encoding DNA polymerase III subunit delta → MIEILKSIKKDSIRPLYFLHGEEVFYIEQVVEKIQSLAIPVHEKGFNEFVLFGKELSVGAVLNYARRFPMMAERQLIIVKEANQIQGIDQKENQKLIEDYALNPLPSTILVLCFTTAQDERKTWVKAFAKNGVLQNFKKLYDNQLPEFVSSYCHGRGVKISMKAIQLLIEHIGNDLKRLASELEKVILNIKLGEGIDADIIQKYVGISKEYNVFELQKALIQRDVLKANQIINFLGRNPKDNPIQPILIILYNFFSKVLLVQGSGELSESNVASLLKVNSFFAKDYILAARNYSLAKLAFVIHSIKNADLKSKGVEVGEETEGEILKKLVFEILH, encoded by the coding sequence ATGATTGAAATTTTAAAATCTATAAAGAAAGATTCCATTAGACCACTCTACTTTTTACATGGTGAGGAAGTATTTTATATTGAACAAGTAGTAGAAAAAATTCAGAGTTTGGCCATCCCAGTACACGAAAAAGGTTTTAATGAGTTTGTCTTATTTGGAAAAGAACTTTCAGTAGGAGCCGTTTTAAATTACGCTCGAAGATTTCCAATGATGGCCGAAAGACAATTAATTATTGTGAAGGAAGCTAATCAGATTCAAGGTATTGACCAAAAAGAAAATCAGAAACTTATTGAAGATTATGCATTAAATCCATTACCTTCAACAATATTAGTTCTATGTTTCACTACTGCACAGGATGAACGCAAAACATGGGTAAAGGCATTCGCAAAAAATGGTGTATTACAAAATTTTAAGAAGTTGTATGATAATCAATTACCTGAATTTGTTTCATCATATTGTCATGGTAGAGGCGTAAAGATAAGTATGAAGGCCATTCAGTTATTGATAGAACATATAGGTAATGATTTAAAAAGATTAGCTAGTGAATTAGAAAAAGTTATTTTAAATATTAAATTAGGAGAAGGTATTGACGCAGATATTATTCAAAAGTACGTTGGTATAAGTAAAGAATATAATGTTTTTGAATTGCAAAAAGCTTTAATACAGCGAGATGTTTTGAAGGCAAATCAAATTATTAACTTTTTGGGAAGAAATCCAAAAGATAATCCAATTCAACCAATCTTAATTATTCTTTACAATTTTTTCAGCAAGGTGTTATTAGTACAGGGGTCTGGTGAATTGAGTGAGTCAAATGTGGCTTCTTTGCTAAAAGTGAATAGTTTTTTTGCCAAAGATTATATTTTAGCGGCTAGAAATTATTCGTTAGCGAAATTAGCTTTTGTTATTCATTCAATTAAAAATGCTGATCTAAAATCAAAAGGTGTTGAGGTTGGAGAAGAAACTGAAGGTGAAATTTTGAAGAAATTAGTTTTTGAAATTTTACATTAA
- a CDS encoding START-like domain-containing protein has product MDKFKFSREYEFKASPKVLYPYLSTPAGLQQWFAAKVKYTSDSNFDFVWDNESHPARLSVQRVNKLVKFDFLNADQRGNYVEFRLEQSELTNATFLKITDNSDNNDEGELEDIWDDMIYKLKEIVGG; this is encoded by the coding sequence ATGGACAAATTCAAATTTTCTCGAGAATACGAATTCAAGGCATCGCCCAAAGTTTTGTATCCGTATCTTAGTACACCTGCAGGATTACAGCAATGGTTTGCAGCTAAAGTAAAGTATACCAGTGACTCGAATTTTGATTTTGTTTGGGATAATGAAAGTCATCCCGCTCGTTTATCTGTTCAAAGAGTCAATAAACTTGTTAAATTTGATTTTCTAAACGCAGACCAAAGAGGCAATTATGTTGAGTTTAGACTTGAACAAAGTGAACTAACTAATGCCACTTTTTTAAAAATAACTGATAATTCTGATAATAACGATGAAGGAGAATTAGAGGATATTTGGGATGATATGATTTATAAACTTAAAGAAATTGTTGGCGGTTGA
- a CDS encoding LptF/LptG family permease — protein sequence MKKIDILVIRSFIGPFILTTCVVVFIFLMRFLMLYFNDFVGKDLGYDVFGKLFVYFSLITVPIALPLSTLLASLMCFGNLGEYSELTAIKSAGVPISRVLFPAMIFALGVSVFSFWFNNTVNPWANLKGYSLLYDVKTTKVTLNIKEGIFYKEIPGYSIKVVKKFSDGKTLKGVTIYNHSQNNGNINVTLADSGKMYTMYDNTYLVFELFNGCNYIDYRSNDASYNETQFVKNGFKQNKMVFSLESFGMKRTDESQFKYHEFMKNINQLNEQADSIKKDIKKTLRSQTTLATNLYNFQFKEYPVDTSKAARERKPIKSGSWIAEKMKKSVTVTSDEEAFETALNQAKNLKDQFNTTVDIIKSKKRDAIKAEVEKWHKFTMAFACFVMFLIGSSLGSIIKKGGFGMPVLLSITFFILMYVLMQLGDKYAKEDIWPVLLGVWMPDFILLLFGVYFLYKATNDARLFESDIYAVYFDKLKSLWNERKFFKPKKVLT from the coding sequence ATGAAAAAAATTGATATTTTAGTGATTAGGTCTTTTATCGGGCCATTCATATTAACTACCTGCGTGGTAGTTTTTATTTTTTTGATGCGTTTCCTCATGCTTTATTTCAACGATTTTGTTGGTAAAGACTTGGGATACGATGTATTTGGAAAGTTATTCGTTTACTTTTCTTTGATAACCGTGCCTATTGCACTACCACTATCTACTTTGTTGGCTTCTTTGATGTGCTTCGGGAATTTAGGCGAATACAGTGAGCTCACGGCAATCAAGTCAGCGGGAGTTCCAATTTCAAGGGTACTTTTCCCTGCAATGATTTTTGCTTTAGGTGTAAGTGTATTTTCTTTCTGGTTTAATAATACAGTAAACCCCTGGGCAAACTTAAAGGGCTATAGCCTATTATATGATGTAAAAACTACTAAAGTAACTTTAAATATCAAAGAAGGTATTTTTTACAAAGAAATTCCCGGATATAGCATTAAAGTAGTAAAAAAATTCTCTGATGGGAAAACCTTAAAAGGAGTTACCATCTATAATCATTCTCAAAATAATGGAAATATCAACGTTACATTAGCTGATTCGGGTAAGATGTACACCATGTATGATAATACTTATTTAGTGTTTGAATTATTTAATGGTTGTAACTATATTGATTACAGAAGTAATGATGCAAGTTATAATGAAACTCAATTCGTTAAAAATGGATTCAAGCAAAATAAGATGGTCTTTTCACTTGAATCATTTGGAATGAAAAGAACAGATGAATCCCAGTTCAAGTATCACGAGTTTATGAAAAATATTAATCAACTCAATGAACAAGCAGATTCAATAAAAAAAGATATAAAAAAGACACTCAGATCCCAAACTACATTAGCTACAAACCTTTATAACTTTCAGTTTAAGGAATATCCAGTTGATACATCAAAAGCAGCCCGTGAGCGAAAACCAATTAAATCAGGCAGTTGGATAGCTGAAAAAATGAAGAAATCTGTAACTGTTACTTCAGATGAAGAAGCCTTTGAAACAGCACTAAATCAAGCTAAAAATCTCAAAGACCAATTTAATACCACGGTAGATATTATCAAAAGTAAAAAGCGAGATGCCATAAAAGCTGAAGTTGAAAAATGGCACAAGTTTACGATGGCTTTTGCTTGTTTTGTAATGTTTCTAATTGGTTCTTCTCTTGGTTCAATTATAAAAAAAGGGGGTTTTGGTATGCCAGTTTTGCTTTCGATTACTTTTTTTATTTTAATGTATGTTTTAATGCAACTTGGTGATAAATATGCAAAGGAAGATATTTGGCCAGTTTTACTTGGTGTTTGGATGCCAGATTTTATATTATTGTTGTTTGGTGTATATTTCCTCTATAAAGCTACTAATGATGCAAGATTGTTTGAAAGTGATATTTACGCAGTTTATTTTGATAAATTGAAATCGCTTTGGAATGAAAGGAAATTTTTTAAACCTAAAAAAGTTTTAACCTAA